The Quercus robur chromosome 7, dhQueRobu3.1, whole genome shotgun sequence genome has a segment encoding these proteins:
- the LOC126692025 gene encoding sulfite exporter TauE/SafE family protein 4 isoform X1, whose product MATRVLVLYLLSGFSVAVLSVLFLSDVNGYSPNRNLLSSSSNSTLLEYPSYVSSSSTDTVWPELEFSWRLVLATVIGFLGSACGTVGGVGGGGIFVPMLTLIVGFDTKSAAALSKCMIMGASASSVWYNLRVPHPTKEVPILDYDLALLFQPMLMLGITIGVALSVVFPYWLITVLIIILFLGTSSRSFCKAIEMWKEETIFNKEIARQQEALVNSRGELLIDTEYDPLVPREEKSQMQILCFNLRWKWIWVLVLVWIAFLALQIIKNDVEVCSVWYWVLFCVQFPIALGVFGYESVKLYKEHKKRMSTGNTESICEASIGWTAMHIAFCSLCGILGGTVGGLLGSGGGFILGPLLLEIGVIPQVASATATFVMMFSSSLSVVEFYLLKRFPIPYALYLTSVSILAGFWGQFIIRKIITFLKRASIIVFVLSGVIFASAITMGVIGIETSIEMIHNHEFMGFLGFCSSQ is encoded by the exons ATGGCCACAAGGGTATTGGTGCTCTATCTCCTATCAGGTTTCTCTGTGGCTGTTCTTTCTGTCCTATTCCTCAGCGATGTCAATGGTTATAGCCCCAACAGAAACCTTCTATCTTCTTCATCAAACTCAACTCTATTGGAGTACCCTTCATATGTCTCCAGCAGTAGTACTGATACTGTTTGGCCC GAATTAGAGTTCAGTTGGAGACTTGTGTTGGCAACCGTGATAGGATTTCTGGGATCAGCATGTGGAACTGTTGGTGGAGTAGGAGGAGGAGGCATTTTTGTTCCCATGCTTACTTTGATTGTTGGCTTTGATACCAAGTCTGCTGCTGCGCTTTctaaat GTATGATAATGGGGGCAtcagcatcatcagtttggTACAATCTAAGAGTTCCACATCCAACAAAGGAAGTGCCAATCCTAGATTATGATCTTGCCCTTCTCTTCCAGCCCATGCTTATGCTAGGCATCACTATTGGTGTGGCTCTTAGCGTTGTCTTCCCCTACTGGCTCATCACTGTCCTCATCATTATTCTCTTCTTGG GTACCTCATCGAGGTCTTTCTGCAAGGCAATCGAGATGTGGAAGGAAGAGACTATTTTCAAT aaaGAAATAGCCAGACAGCAAGAAGCTTTGGTCAACTCTCGCGGGGAAC TTCTGATTGATACAGAGTATGACCCATTGGTACCTAGAGAGGAGAAATCTCAAATG CAAATACTATGTTTCAACCTTAGGTGGAAGTGGATTTGGGTGCTAGTGCTTGTATGGATTGCTTTCCTAGCCTTGCAGATCATCAAG aaTGATGTGGAGGTATGCAGTGTCTGGTATTGGGTGCTATTCTGCGTGCAG TTCCCCATTGCACTTGGAGTGTTTGGATATGAATCAGTTAAGTTGTATAAAGAACACAAGAAGAGGATGAGCACAGGCAACACAGAATCGATTTGCGAGGCTTCCATAGGATGGACTGCAATGCACATTGCATTCTGTTCATTATGTGGTATTTTAGGAGGCACTGTAGGTGGTCTACTTGGTTCTGGTGGTGGATTCATTCTAGGTCCACTTCTTCTTGAGATTGGTGTCATCCCCCag gtTGCAAGTGCGACAGCCACATTTGTCATGATGTTCTCCTCATCCTTATCCGTGGTGGAGTTCTATCTTCTCAAGAGGTTTCCTATTCCTTATG ctTTATACCTCACATCAGTGTCTATTTTAGCTGGATTCTGGGGACagtttataataagaaaaataatcacatttCTTAAGAGAGCATCAATTATTGTATTTGTTCTCTCTGGTGTTATCTTTGCTAGTGCAATCACAATGG GGGTCATTGGTATTGAGACTAGCATTGAAATGATACACAATCATGAGTTCATGGGGTTTTTAGGGTTCTGCAGCAGCCAGTGA
- the LOC126692025 gene encoding sulfite exporter TauE/SafE family protein 4 isoform X2: MATRVLVLYLLSGFSVAVLSVLFLSDVNGYSPNRNLLSSSSNSTLLEYPSYVSSSSTDTVWPELEFSWRLVLATVIGFLGSACGTVGGVGGGGIFVPMLTLIVGFDTKSAAALSKCMIMGASASSVWYNLRVPHPTKEVPILDYDLALLFQPMLMLGITIGVALSVVFPYWLITVLIIILFLGTSSRSFCKAIEMWKEETIFNKEIARQQEALVNSRGELLIDTEYDPLVPREEKSQMQILCFNLRWKWIWVLVLVWIAFLALQIIKNDVEVCSVWYWVLFCVQFPIALGVFGYESVKLYKEHKKRMSTGNTESICEASIGWTAMHIAFCSLCGILGGTVGGLLGSGGGFILGPLLLEIGVIPQVASATATFVMMFSSSLSVVEFYLLKRFPIPYGVIGIETSIEMIHNHEFMGFLGFCSSQ; the protein is encoded by the exons ATGGCCACAAGGGTATTGGTGCTCTATCTCCTATCAGGTTTCTCTGTGGCTGTTCTTTCTGTCCTATTCCTCAGCGATGTCAATGGTTATAGCCCCAACAGAAACCTTCTATCTTCTTCATCAAACTCAACTCTATTGGAGTACCCTTCATATGTCTCCAGCAGTAGTACTGATACTGTTTGGCCC GAATTAGAGTTCAGTTGGAGACTTGTGTTGGCAACCGTGATAGGATTTCTGGGATCAGCATGTGGAACTGTTGGTGGAGTAGGAGGAGGAGGCATTTTTGTTCCCATGCTTACTTTGATTGTTGGCTTTGATACCAAGTCTGCTGCTGCGCTTTctaaat GTATGATAATGGGGGCAtcagcatcatcagtttggTACAATCTAAGAGTTCCACATCCAACAAAGGAAGTGCCAATCCTAGATTATGATCTTGCCCTTCTCTTCCAGCCCATGCTTATGCTAGGCATCACTATTGGTGTGGCTCTTAGCGTTGTCTTCCCCTACTGGCTCATCACTGTCCTCATCATTATTCTCTTCTTGG GTACCTCATCGAGGTCTTTCTGCAAGGCAATCGAGATGTGGAAGGAAGAGACTATTTTCAAT aaaGAAATAGCCAGACAGCAAGAAGCTTTGGTCAACTCTCGCGGGGAAC TTCTGATTGATACAGAGTATGACCCATTGGTACCTAGAGAGGAGAAATCTCAAATG CAAATACTATGTTTCAACCTTAGGTGGAAGTGGATTTGGGTGCTAGTGCTTGTATGGATTGCTTTCCTAGCCTTGCAGATCATCAAG aaTGATGTGGAGGTATGCAGTGTCTGGTATTGGGTGCTATTCTGCGTGCAG TTCCCCATTGCACTTGGAGTGTTTGGATATGAATCAGTTAAGTTGTATAAAGAACACAAGAAGAGGATGAGCACAGGCAACACAGAATCGATTTGCGAGGCTTCCATAGGATGGACTGCAATGCACATTGCATTCTGTTCATTATGTGGTATTTTAGGAGGCACTGTAGGTGGTCTACTTGGTTCTGGTGGTGGATTCATTCTAGGTCCACTTCTTCTTGAGATTGGTGTCATCCCCCag gtTGCAAGTGCGACAGCCACATTTGTCATGATGTTCTCCTCATCCTTATCCGTGGTGGAGTTCTATCTTCTCAAGAGGTTTCCTATTCCTTATG GGGTCATTGGTATTGAGACTAGCATTGAAATGATACACAATCATGAGTTCATGGGGTTTTTAGGGTTCTGCAGCAGCCAGTGA
- the LOC126692026 gene encoding uncharacterized protein LOC126692026: protein MDEKNQKQKQQKQQQQCCSSEDRSDSSEYTSEDEGTEDYRRGGYHAVRIGDTFKNGRYVVQSKLGWGHFSTVWLAWDTQFSRYVALKVQKSAQHYTEAAMDEITILQQIADGDPDDKKCVVKLLDHFKHSGPNGQHVCMVFEYLGDNLLTLIKYSDYRGLPLHRVKEICYHVLVGLDYLHRQLSIIHTDLKPENILLMSTIDPSKDPRKSGVPLVLPNSKDKAGLESGVAKEIRKLNGDLTRNQKKKIRRKAKRAAQGCVENEVALEDEADAESSGAVESSPNTNLNVGSVEDHPTSSVNTNRLSDADGTKGAKLEHQCSKRGSRSTRQKLLASADLKCKLVDFGNACWTYKQFTNDIQTRQYRCPEVILGSKYSTSADLWSFACICFELATGDVLFDPHSGDNFDRDEDHLALMMELLGMMPRKIALGGRYSRDFFNRYGDLRHIRRLRFWPLNKVLVEKYDFSEQDAADMTNFLVSILDFVPEMRPTAGQCLLHPWINAGPHLLEPSMPSNQNQAAESVVSDKNKKEKDEREAMEVGMGNIVLNSDSNSKPIKDSPSSSNPSKGAASSSSR from the exons ATGGATGAGAAGAATCAGAAGCAGAAGCAGCagaagcagcagcagcagtgttgTTCATCGGAGGATCGGAGCGACAGCAGCGAGTACACGTCGGAGGACGAAGGAACGGAGGATTACAGACGAGGAGGCTACCACGCTGTTCGAATCGGCGATACTTTTAAGAATGGCCGCTACGTTGTGCAATCGAAGCTCGGTTGGGGCCACTTCTCCACCGTCTGGCTCGCCTGGGACACCCAATTCTct AGATATGTGGCACTGAAAGTGCAAAAGAGTGCTCAACATTACACGGAGGCGGCGATGGATGAGATAACCATCTTGCAGCAGATTGCTGATGGTGACCCAGATGATAAAAAATGTGTGGTGAAGCTGTTGGATCATTTTAAGCATTCGGGTCCCAATGGGCAGCATGTTTGTATGGTTTTTGAGTACTTGGGGGATAATCTTTTGACCCTTATCAAATATAGCGATTACCGGGGTTTGCCACTTCATAGGGTGAAGGAGATCTGTTATCATGTTTTGGTGGGATTGGATTACTTGCATAGACAGCTCTCAATTATACACACCGATTTGAAACCAGAAAATATACTGCTCATGTCAACGATAGACCCTTCGAAGGATCCTAGAAAGTCTGGAGTTCCTCTCGTTCTTCCGAATAGTAAGGATAAGGCTGGATTGGAGTCTGGGGTTGCGAAGGAAATTAGGAAATTAAATGGGGATTTGACTAGGAACCAGAAGAAAAAGATTCGTAGAAAGGCTAAGCGAGCGGCTCAGGGATGTGTGGAGAATGAGGTTGCTTTGGAAGATGAAGCAGATGCAGAATCATCTGGTGCTGTAGAGTCTTCGCCTAATACAAATTTGAATGTGGGTTCTGTAGAAGACCATCCCACTAGTTCTGTCAATACAAATAGATTATCTGATGCTGATGGAACAAAGGGTGCCAAACTAGAACATCAGTGTAGTAAGAGAGGAAGCCGCTCCACTAGGCAGAAATTGTTGGCATCAGCGGACCTCAAGTGCAAGTTGGTTGACTTTGGGAATGCATGTTGGACATACAAACAGTTCACAAATGACATCCAGACAAGACAATATAGGTGTCCAGAGGTGATCCTTGGATCTAAGTATTCTACTTCAGCTGATCTTTGGTCCTTTGCTTGCATTTGTTTCGAGCTTGCAACGGGTGATGTACTCTTTGATCCTCATAGCGGTGACAACTTTGATAGGGATGAG GACCACTTAGCATTAATGATGGAGCTTCTTGGAATGATGCCGCGCAAG ATTGCTTTAGGTGGCCGCTATTCCCGGGATTTCTTCAATAGATATGGCGATCTAAGGCATATTCGTCGGTTGCGTTTTTGGCCGTTGAACAAGGTGCTTGTAGAGAAGTACGATTTCAGTGAGCAAGATGCAGCTGACATGACTAACTTCCTGGTCTCAATCCTTGATTTTGTTCCTGAGATGCGGCCCACTGCAGGTCAGTGCCTTCTTCATCCATGGATCAATGCAGGACCTCATCTTTTAGAGCCATCTATGCCTTCTAATCAAAACCAAGCAGCAGAAAGTGTGGTTTCTGATAAAAATAAGAAGGAGAAGGATGAGAGGGAAGCAATGGAGGTTGGAATGGGAAACATTGTCCTCAATTCAGATTCTAATTCTAAACCAATCAAAGATTCCCCATCCAGCAGTAACCCTTCCAAGGGAGCCGCTAGTAGTTCATCTAGATAG
- the LOC126692027 gene encoding 60S ribosomal protein L24-like isoform X1 — protein sequence MVLKTELCRFSGSKIYPGRGIRFIRSDSQVFLFLNSKCKRYFHNKLKPSKLTWTAMYRKQHKKDIAQEAVKKRRRAAKKPYSRSIVGATLEIIQKRRAEKPEVRDAAREAALREIKERIKKTKDEKKAKKAEVVAKTQKSQGKGSNPKGAAPKGPKLGGGGGKR from the exons ATGGTTCTCAA GACGGAACTGTGTCGTTTCAGTGGATCCAAGATATACCCTGGGAGAGGCATTAGGTTTATTCGTTCTGATTCTCAG GTGTTCCTGTTTCTCAATTCAAAATGCAAGAGGTACTTCCACAACAAATTGAAGCCATCGAAGCTTACCTGGACCGCCATGTACAGAAAGCAACATAAGAAG GATATTGCTCAAGAGGCTGTGAAGAAGAGGCGACGTGCTGCCAAGAAGCCCTACTCTAGGTCCATCGTTGGTGCCACCTTAGAGATTATCCAGAAGAGGAGAGCTGAGAAGCCAGAAGTTCGTGATGCTGCTAGGGAAGCTGCTCTCCG TGAAATTAAGGAAAGGATCAAGAAAACAAAGGATGAAAAGAAGGCAAAGAAGGCAGAAGTAGTTGCCAAAACACAGAAGTCGCAGGGTAAGGGTAGCAATCCCAAGGGAGCTGCACCGAAGGGTCCTAAGCttggaggtggtggtggaaaGCGCTGA
- the LOC126692027 gene encoding 60S ribosomal protein L24-like isoform X2 yields the protein MNIRTELCRFSGSKIYPGRGIRFIRSDSQVFLFLNSKCKRYFHNKLKPSKLTWTAMYRKQHKKDIAQEAVKKRRRAAKKPYSRSIVGATLEIIQKRRAEKPEVRDAAREAALREIKERIKKTKDEKKAKKAEVVAKTQKSQGKGSNPKGAAPKGPKLGGGGGKR from the exons ATGAATATCAGGACGGAACTGTGTCGTTTCAGTGGATCCAAGATATACCCTGGGAGAGGCATTAGGTTTATTCGTTCTGATTCTCAG GTGTTCCTGTTTCTCAATTCAAAATGCAAGAGGTACTTCCACAACAAATTGAAGCCATCGAAGCTTACCTGGACCGCCATGTACAGAAAGCAACATAAGAAG GATATTGCTCAAGAGGCTGTGAAGAAGAGGCGACGTGCTGCCAAGAAGCCCTACTCTAGGTCCATCGTTGGTGCCACCTTAGAGATTATCCAGAAGAGGAGAGCTGAGAAGCCAGAAGTTCGTGATGCTGCTAGGGAAGCTGCTCTCCG TGAAATTAAGGAAAGGATCAAGAAAACAAAGGATGAAAAGAAGGCAAAGAAGGCAGAAGTAGTTGCCAAAACACAGAAGTCGCAGGGTAAGGGTAGCAATCCCAAGGGAGCTGCACCGAAGGGTCCTAAGCttggaggtggtggtggaaaGCGCTGA
- the LOC126692029 gene encoding homeobox-leucine zipper protein ATHB-22-like, with protein MDWTGSLRPFVPRPEPSLNFLYNYNYDPYQGMEVKHPGMVDSGHEMLSAMEKNNFGSCQEKKKRLTSDQLDSLERSFQEEIKLDPDRKIKLSKELGLQPRQIAVWFQNRRARWKNKQLEHLYDVLKQEYDAVSREKLKLQEEVMKLKAMLQREQATRKQVSTTGYTEISGEDTVESTSVAINGCNNKPRGTDHHQIADCNFLFSVEEYNPVASSPAYWAGLPSYPS; from the exons ATGGACTGGACTGGGAGCTTAAGACCCTTTGTTCCTCGACCAGAACCTTCTTTAAACTTCCTCTACAACTATAACTACGACCCATATCAAG GAATGGAGGTGAAGCATCCGGGAATGGTGGACTCGGGGCACGAGATGTTGTCAGCAATGGAGAAGAACAACTTTGGCAGTTGccaggagaagaagaagcgATTGACGAGTGATCAGCTAGATTCACTTGAGAGAAGCTTCCAGGAGGAGATAAAGCTAGACCCTGATAGAAAGATCAAGCTGTCCAAGGAGCTCGGGCTGCAGCCTCGCCAAATTGCAGTTTGGTTCCAAAACAGGCGGGCTAGGTGGAAGAATAAGCAGCTCGAGCACCTATATGATGTGCTTAAGCAAGAGTATGATGCCGTCTCTAGGGAGAAGCTGAAACTTCAAGAAGAG GTTATGAAATTGAAAGCAATGCTGCAGAGAGAGCAAGCTACGAGGAAACAAGTGTCGACAACAGGCTACACAGAAATCTCTGGGGAAGACACAGTTGAGAGCACCTCTGTGGCCATTAATGGCTGTAATAACAAACCAAGAGGAACCGACCATCATCAAATTGCAGACTGCAACTTTCTCTTCAGTGTCGAAGAGTATAACCCAGTAGCATCATCACCAGCTTACTGGGCTGGTCTGCCTTCTTATCCCTCGTAA